CAGGCCACCTGTAACAGGCGAATACCATATCTTGCCGCATACCTGATCGACCACAAAGAAGCCAGCAGAAAGGGAATGGTTTGCATCACAAAGTAATTACCTGTGGCAAACGGGGAGATGTGAAAACCGTTCTGAAAGTAGATCGCAGCTGTAAAAATATAAGAAGTATTCACACCGAAGAAGAACAACACGCTGAGTATGCTGGTCGTGAAACTCCGTATCGTAAAGAGTTTCATGGGCACCAGCGGATCGCGCCCCCGTTGTTCTCTTTTGAATTGATACCATACAAATGTTGCCAGTAACAGCATAGCGCTTATCAGCATGAGGCGCGTCCATAGCGGCCAGCCCAGTTCTGTGCCTTGTATAATAGGGTAAATAAGGAGAGACAGGGTAAGCGTCAGCAGTATAATGCCCGGCACATCGAAGCGGGTCGACCTGTTTTGCCCGGATTCCTGCACCAGAAACCAGGTCAGCAGGATGGCCACGATACCAAACGGAACGTTTACCAGGAAAATAAGCCGCCAGCTGTCGGCAATAATGTGGGAAGATATGAAGTAGCCACCCAGGAACTGCCCCAATGTGGCTCCTGTGCCGAGGGCCATGCCATAGAGGCCGTAGGCCTTGTCGCGGTCTTCAGGTGCCTGGAAATTCAACTGTATGAGTGTAATGGTTTGTGGTACAGTGAATGCCGCAGCAACGCCCTGCAGGAAACGGGATGCTATCAGCATGTTCATCGAGTTCGCAAATCCGCACATGGCCGAGGTAACAGTAAATGCTGCCAGTCCGAGTATAAATACTTTCTTTTTACCAAGGTAATCGCCGGTACGGCTGCCGGTGATAAGAAACACCGCGTAACCCAGCAGATAGGAGGCAATGACCAGTTCCAGTGCTGCATCGGAGCTGCCGAAGTAGGTTTTAATAGCCGGGGTGCTGATATTGACAATAAAAACATCCACTACAGTAATCAGCGGCGCCAGTAATATAACGGCCAGAGATACCCAGGGATTAATTGTTCTTGTCTGAAAATATACAGACTGGTCTGTTTTTTCCATGATAAAATTTTTAATGGAGAGGGTTGATATTGATCTTTAACGAAACGTAGTATTAGTTACCGGCGATAGCTGATAGCCGACGGAAACGAATTGATGATGGAATATTTGTGGTTTACTTATGAAGTCCTGCGAGTAATTTCTTCGTCACTTTAAGCGCCATTTCCACGGGTTTCACTGACTTCTGCATATATCCCTGCATACCGGCGCCTTCGTACAGATTCAGTATCATATCTGTCATTTCCCGGAGGTCTTCTTCCCGGAAAGGATGTTTGATGAGCTGTAACTGTTCAGAGATGAAGGTCTTCAGCGTTTGATTATGAATACGAATCTGCTCCATGGATTCTTCACTGATTTCCGGTAATTCGTAGGCAATACGGATGAAAGCGCAGC
The genomic region above belongs to Chitinophaga sp. 180180018-3 and contains:
- a CDS encoding MFS transporter, which gives rise to MEKTDQSVYFQTRTINPWVSLAVILLAPLITVVDVFIVNISTPAIKTYFGSSDAALELVIASYLLGYAVFLITGSRTGDYLGKKKVFILGLAAFTVTSAMCGFANSMNMLIASRFLQGVAAAFTVPQTITLIQLNFQAPEDRDKAYGLYGMALGTGATLGQFLGGYFISSHIIADSWRLIFLVNVPFGIVAILLTWFLVQESGQNRSTRFDVPGIILLTLTLSLLIYPIIQGTELGWPLWTRLMLISAMLLLATFVWYQFKREQRGRDPLVPMKLFTIRSFTTSILSVLFFFGVNTSYIFTAAIYFQNGFHISPFATGNYFVMQTIPFLLASLWSIRYAARYGIRLLQVACGLMIFSFILQIILFYGNIATMYDILPCLIIYGVGSGILMPSLLKVAMKDMPTERAGAASGVYSTVQQFASALGVSMLGGIFLYLARHSGNYYVAYKIALCCMIGYLLVVMLLLTRTKR